A single Gopherus flavomarginatus isolate rGopFla2 chromosome 17, rGopFla2.mat.asm, whole genome shotgun sequence DNA region contains:
- the CFAP157 gene encoding cilia- and flagella-associated protein 157 isoform X1 produces the protein MAPRKKGGGGGGGGRKEDAAKEGRPDGKAEQPLAEHSREFYLLQIRDLEKRLARYQRKWDEIQVNETLFRVEYDQMANDNKEIVAFLKKTLNQRVDEIADLNDQLLSLQQAKESEKDAFEAQLAQVRHEFQETKDQLTSENMLLSGKLAALEEFRIQKDDFLGKFAALEEQLKKQEEDHKEYIYNLERKAVLDKDRLKKEMMQRVNVVAAEFRKVSNSQMAETTKRTIRENVAINVQLAKMSDRSYDLIQENDMLKEAQAEMQKQLEMLEHNEKQMAKNSLGNQKMIWMLANKCKEQQVLVDEYKQQKEAMQQLKEAHGMLQKENQALRQELKELKEEVRRKMVEGQSQAKLLEEEQKLRKNAERILNQAVQALKDLLQERPCDEENGDFDMMFQLRHQEMLQSLLGLLRQAITAGPPPREQVFGPQKMANREHGLESTAERRLHSALSLKSSPIISHHLLVQRGQGAQLFHNMSKTGLLSKTTRIGTVRTYTGATEPWMTSWSEEKQVKQQPILPLPEIVARCSLQGLLNK, from the exons ATGGCCCCCAGGAAGaagggcggcggcggcggcggcggcggcaggaAGGAAGACGCGGCCAAGGAGGGGAGGCCGGACGGGAAGGCGGAGCAGCCCCTGGCCGAGCACAGCCGGGAGTTCTACCTGCTCCAGATCCGGGACCTGGAGAAGCGCCTGGCCCG GTATCAGCGGAAATGGGACGAGATACAGGTGAACGAGACCCTCTTCAGGGTGGAGTACGATCAGATGGCCAATGACAACAAGGAGATCGTGGCCTTTCTCAAGAAGACCTTGAACCAGCGGGTTGATGAGATCGCTGACCTCAATGACcagctgctcagcctgcagcAGGCCAAAGAGTCCGAGAAGGACGCCTTTGAGGCCCAGCTGGCCCAAGTTCGACACGAGTTTCAGGAGACCAAGGACCAGCTCACTTCGGAGAACATGCTGCTAA GTGGGAAGCTGGCTGCGCTGGAGGAGTTCAGGATCCAGAAGGATGATTTCTTGGGCAAGTTTGCGGCCCTAGAGGAGCAGCTGAAGAAACAAGAGGAAGATCACAAGGAGTATATCTATAACCTGGAGAGGAAAGCTGTGCTGGACAAAGACAG gctGAAGAAAGAGATGATGCAGCGTGTTAACGTGGTGGCAGCCGAGTTCCGCAAGGTCTCCAACAGTCAGATGGCCGAGACCACCAAGCGCACCATCCGCGAGAACGTCGCCATCAACGTCCAGCTGGCCAAGATGTCCGATCGCAGCTACGACCTCATCCAGGAGAATGACATGCTGAAGGAGGCCCAGGCCGAGATGCAGAAGCAACTGGAGATGCTGGAGCACAATGAGAAGCAGATGGCCAAGAACAGCCTCGGCAACCAGAAG ATGATTTGGATGCTCGCCAATAAGTGCAAggagcagcaggtgctggtgGATGAGTACAAGCAGCAGAAGGAAGCCATGCAGCAGCTGAAGGAGGCCCATGGGATGCTGCAGAAGGAGAACCAGGCACTAAG ACAAGAGCTGAAGGAGCTGAAGGAAGAGGTGAGGAGGAAGATGGTCGAAGGGCAGAGTCAGGCCAAGCTCCTAGAGGAAGAGCAGAAGCTCAGGAAGAATGCAGAGAGGATCCTGAACCAGGCTGTCCAAGCCCTTAAGGACTTGCTGCAG GAGAGGCCGTGTGACGAGGAGAATGGCGACTTTGACATGATGTTCCAGCTGCGCCACCAGGAGATGCTCCAGAGCCTGCTGGGGCTGCTGAGGCAGGCGATCACGGCTGGGCCCCCACCTCGGGagcaggtgttcgggccccagaAAATGGCCAACCGGGAGCATGGACTGGAGTCCACAGCAGAGAGGCGA CTGCACTCAGCCCTGAGCCTCAAGTCCTCTCCCATCATCTCGCACCACTTGCTAGtgcagcgggggcagggggcgcagCTCTTCCACAACATGAGCAAGACGGGTCTGCTGTCCAAGACCACCCGCATCGGGACCGTTCGCACCTACACCGGCGCCACGGAG ccatggatgacttcctggtcgGAGGAGAAACAGGTGAAGCAGCAGCCGATTCTGCCCCTGCCAGAGATAGTGGCCAGATGCTCCTTGCAGGGCCTGCTGAACAAATAG
- the CFAP157 gene encoding cilia- and flagella-associated protein 157 isoform X2, translated as MAPRKKGGGGGGGGRKEDAAKEGRPDGKAEQPLAEHSREFYLLQIRDLEKRLARYQRKWDEIQVNETLFRVEYDQMANDNKEIVAFLKKTLNQRVDEIADLNDQLLSLQQAKESEKDAFEAQLAQVRHEFQETKDQLTSENMLLSGKLAALEEFRIQKDDFLGKFAALEEQLKKQEEDHKEYIYNLERKAVLDKDRLKKEMMQRVNVVAAEFRKVSNSQMAETTKRTIRENVAINVQLAKMSDRSYDLIQENDMLKEAQAEMQKQLEMLEHNEKQMAKNSLGNQKMIWMLANKCKEQQVLVDEYKQQKEAMQQLKEAHGMLQKENQALRQELKELKEEVRRKMVEGQSQAKLLEEEQKLRKNAERILNQAVQALKDLLQERPCDEENGDFDMMFQLRHQEMLQSLLGLLRQAITAGPPPREQVFGPQKMANREHGLESTAERRLHSALSLKSSPIISHHLLVQRGQGAQLFHNMSKTGLLSKTTRIGTVRTYTGATEGQGKLIQVPEALACPAPPPERDGVTDWHDSV; from the exons ATGGCCCCCAGGAAGaagggcggcggcggcggcggcggcggcaggaAGGAAGACGCGGCCAAGGAGGGGAGGCCGGACGGGAAGGCGGAGCAGCCCCTGGCCGAGCACAGCCGGGAGTTCTACCTGCTCCAGATCCGGGACCTGGAGAAGCGCCTGGCCCG GTATCAGCGGAAATGGGACGAGATACAGGTGAACGAGACCCTCTTCAGGGTGGAGTACGATCAGATGGCCAATGACAACAAGGAGATCGTGGCCTTTCTCAAGAAGACCTTGAACCAGCGGGTTGATGAGATCGCTGACCTCAATGACcagctgctcagcctgcagcAGGCCAAAGAGTCCGAGAAGGACGCCTTTGAGGCCCAGCTGGCCCAAGTTCGACACGAGTTTCAGGAGACCAAGGACCAGCTCACTTCGGAGAACATGCTGCTAA GTGGGAAGCTGGCTGCGCTGGAGGAGTTCAGGATCCAGAAGGATGATTTCTTGGGCAAGTTTGCGGCCCTAGAGGAGCAGCTGAAGAAACAAGAGGAAGATCACAAGGAGTATATCTATAACCTGGAGAGGAAAGCTGTGCTGGACAAAGACAG gctGAAGAAAGAGATGATGCAGCGTGTTAACGTGGTGGCAGCCGAGTTCCGCAAGGTCTCCAACAGTCAGATGGCCGAGACCACCAAGCGCACCATCCGCGAGAACGTCGCCATCAACGTCCAGCTGGCCAAGATGTCCGATCGCAGCTACGACCTCATCCAGGAGAATGACATGCTGAAGGAGGCCCAGGCCGAGATGCAGAAGCAACTGGAGATGCTGGAGCACAATGAGAAGCAGATGGCCAAGAACAGCCTCGGCAACCAGAAG ATGATTTGGATGCTCGCCAATAAGTGCAAggagcagcaggtgctggtgGATGAGTACAAGCAGCAGAAGGAAGCCATGCAGCAGCTGAAGGAGGCCCATGGGATGCTGCAGAAGGAGAACCAGGCACTAAG ACAAGAGCTGAAGGAGCTGAAGGAAGAGGTGAGGAGGAAGATGGTCGAAGGGCAGAGTCAGGCCAAGCTCCTAGAGGAAGAGCAGAAGCTCAGGAAGAATGCAGAGAGGATCCTGAACCAGGCTGTCCAAGCCCTTAAGGACTTGCTGCAG GAGAGGCCGTGTGACGAGGAGAATGGCGACTTTGACATGATGTTCCAGCTGCGCCACCAGGAGATGCTCCAGAGCCTGCTGGGGCTGCTGAGGCAGGCGATCACGGCTGGGCCCCCACCTCGGGagcaggtgttcgggccccagaAAATGGCCAACCGGGAGCATGGACTGGAGTCCACAGCAGAGAGGCGA CTGCACTCAGCCCTGAGCCTCAAGTCCTCTCCCATCATCTCGCACCACTTGCTAGtgcagcgggggcagggggcgcagCTCTTCCACAACATGAGCAAGACGGGTCTGCTGTCCAAGACCACCCGCATCGGGACCGTTCGCACCTACACCGGCGCCACGGAG GGTCAAGGGAAGCTTATCCAAGTGCCAGAGGCAttggcctgccctgccccacccccagagagGGATGGAGTGACCGACTGGCATGACAGTGTTTGA
- the PTRH1 gene encoding probable peptidyl-tRNA hydrolase, producing the protein MLRPLPKRLGRFLSRTMSHREADPRAARKRVLVAGLGNYGLRGTRHNVGMAVLNQLAQKLNVADRWKADRRCCADVTITNVEEAELVLMKPRRLMNINGLSVASAAETYDLGVEDIYLVHDDLDKPLGKMAIKLGGSARGHNGVRSCISSLHSDGMVRLRVGIGRPGGEALVEHYVLGRFTSAEHEVLQRVLEQAADLLLEHILQRSSGKDHMPPGGKRDRTPH; encoded by the exons ATGCTGCGGCCGCTGCCCAAGCGCCTCGGGAGGTTTCTGAGCCGCACCATGAGCCACCGCGAGGCCGATCCGCGCGCCGCCAGGAAGCGGGTCCTG gtggcagggctggggaattATGGGCTGCGAGGAACCCGTCATAACGTGGGCATGGCGGTGCTCAATCAGCTGGCCCAGAAGTTGAACGTCGCTGACCGGTGGAAAGCGGACAGGCGCTGCTGTGCAGATGTGACCATCACTAATGTGGAGGAAGCGGAGCTGGTGCTGATGAAACCTCGGCGGCTCATGAACATCAATGGACTCAGTGTAGCAAGTGCTG CTGAAACTTACGACCTCGGGGTAGAAGACATTTACCTGGTTCACGACGACCTGGACAAGCCGCTGGGGAAGATGGCGATAAAGCTGGGAGGCAGCGCAAG GGGGCATAACGGGGTCCGTTCCTGCATCAGCTCCCTGCACTCGGAT gGCATGGTGCGGCTCAGGGTTGGCATCGGCCGGCCGGGGGGGGAAGCCCTGGTGGAGCACTACGTGCTGGGACGGTTCACCAGCGCTGAGCACGAGGTCCTGCAGCGCGTCCTGGAGCAGGCGGCCGACCTCCTGCTGGAACACATCCTGCAGAGGAGCAGCGGCAAGGACCACATGCCCCCTGGCGGCAAGAGGGACAGGACACCTCATTAA